The sequence ATTTCCAAACGTATCTCTCAGCTGTCCCTTTACTTTGCTCTGCGGCGCCAAATACAGCTTCTCAAACAGCTCGGGCGTCATGCTGATGCTCGCTGCGGAGCGGAATCGATTGAGGGCATCCAGACGGTCGGAGTCGGAGTCGACATTGGCACgattgcctttttcttctgccatgGTGAAACGTTTGTGATGTGAATGATCTCGGGCGGAGAGGTATGTGTAAGAGTGAGATCGATCAACCTTGTTTCCCGCTGTCTTGTTTCCTGTTGTCTATCAAAGGATGAATAAGAGCTTTATGTTATTGCCCAATACTGTTATACATTTCCATCCAGCCTGTCAGCCCCTTATCATCAACCTTGCTCTCCTCCTTTGTCCCGGACCCAATAAAAGCCACGCAGAACCTTACTCTATGCCATTTGGCCCCAAACTCCGACTATCAGCTACTTGGAGCTCCAAATGTCGGGAGCTGCCATTTCCCGGCCGCCCGAGTCAGCATGGATAGATCTCACCTACATTATGCTTTACCCCAGACCTGTGTCATCACGTCGTCCCCAGTTCCTCTTCCCCGTACTAATACGCTCCCAATCATCAGGCCATCAAGCCCTAGCCCATCAACCCTTCAGCTCCAATCCTTCCAAACCCCCACACCATCATTATCCTAGCAAGGTAGTCTAAACAAAGTCAATCAATCTCACCGCACATACGGAGGTACAGCCCCCCCGTCCACCCATTCCTTCCAATGGCGTCCATCGAATCTCCTTGTCCAACTTCGCCGTCTTTCCTAATATAGTAACCCATCTCTATTTTGTTTACCCCAGATTTCCCGACCAGATCCACTAGCCAATCCACTTCCCGCATTCTGCCCCTCCATTCCCCACTCCCCACTCTTTTCCGCTCGCCCGAGGGTACGTACTTTCTGCCTCTCAATAGATTTTGGTGGGTCCAGCGGACGTTCAAATACTACCAGGTAAACAGAGCGTTACGAATTGACTAGACAGCTGTTCGAAAGACATTTTAATCAAGAATGGTGTGAAATTTATGGAATATCCAATCACGCTGTGACCCAAAGGCGTCTTCTTCAAACATTGCGACCATCACCGCTCTATCATATCCCACGGATCCAggcatcatcgtcgcccAAGTCGAGCTAGAGCGCCTCTCGTACGATGGCCATGCAAGCCAAAAAACGCCCACATCCTCCATCGTTTCTAGTTTGGGTCTTCCCTAATTAGATCAGGTAGCACTTCGTGATGATTGGCCAATCCTAGGCAAGGAAGCACTGCGACATGTTGGCTTCACCTAGTCTAACTCCTTATTTGCCGAATAGAGTCCCAGCTGCTGTTACAATGCATACTTGTGGGAATTTAGATTCATCCTTCCTTATATCCGTATTGACTATACAGAGCCCAATATTCATATTCTCGTGTTCTGTATCATCCGCCTGCTTGTAACCGCCCGGGCACCACTCGAATGGGTCGAGCGAGATAATCTCCAGGCGAAATATGCAtcgcttcctttttttttttaaaaaaaaaaaaaaaaaaaaaaatactgtATATTTTAAccgtttattttttataattataatttttttattcctttactattaataataataattaaaaagacTGGTCGACTGGTTAATGGTAGAGTTTTCGAGTTGTTGTTGTCATTCTGtacccatcatcatcttcatctcataATCTACTCAGTAGATATCATGACATAATCACacatctttaattaataagtgCGTACAAACAAGGTATGCACTTATAAATCCGTTAGTAATCTCCGTGCGCAATATCCATTACCAAGATGCATAAACAAACATCCACCATCATCTTATCGGCAACGGTCCATGCTGTCGATTGTGGTACCCCGACGAAACTCCAACATAGCCaccgctcttcttcaacatccTCCCCCAGTTCTTCCTCGTCAAAAGATCATTCAGCTCCTTCACCAGACAGCACGCCGCCACCACTCgaaagctctccagcttcgGCTCATCCAGACGATTGGTCTTGTCCGCAGACTTGTCGTTCCCAACAGTCATGCATGCCCAGGACAATTCTATCGCGTTCATTGATTTCCTTTCACCTatttcatcgtcatcgctcATAGTGGATAAGGCATCATCTGCATTGGTGGTACTCCCGCTGCGATCACCTATGAGTTTCACGATATGGCTCATGACACTATCCATCTCATCTTTCAACTTAATTGACGAGTCTCGCTGTCGCCTAGTCTGGCTGCCCTTGGGGTTTAAAATTGAACCACAAAAAGCTTCCACCTCTGTTATAGGGACACGAGGGTTGGATGAAAATTGCCACATGTTATTAGAGACGGCTGATTCGTACCTAAATGCGTGCAAGTTAGCTACTTTAATTGCGAAGCGAATCCACAAGAGTCTTACAGATCGCGAATTTTCCAAGCGTGATCAATCTGACGCATATAATTAATATCCAAGGTGGAATATCCTTCTTCCCTCAAGGCAGTCCGCACATGCGTGTTTAGTTGGTCCCACAACGACGGACCGCTCATATCAACTGGCCGTTGGACATCCTTAGCCcagattttcttttcgtccaCGCCGCGGTACAATTCGCCTAATATCTTTAATGACCtgtagtatttatattttaccaTTCCCAttccgtcttcatcgtcttcgtcatcgtttGGATCTCCGATGTTGTCAATTTCACCACGATCATATAGACGAGTTGGGGGGCAGGAGCGAGACTAAGTAGGAAAAAAGACGGAAGTTAGAAACAGGTAGAGAAAGGTACAGGGATGCTAAGAGAAGTTTGAGATGCAAACTCACAAATCTGGCCGCATCCGTGGCGGCTTTGGCATATCTTGATGCTTCACTGAAATACCAGTCTTGGAGTAATCGACCGCAGTTGAATGCATCTCCGCGAGCTTGACACAGTCTGCGCTTAGCGTCCCCTCCTCGCAGTAATCAGCCATCATCTGATGTCTGGTGGCAATTAAACCTAGAATGTCTGCTTCCATAAAATTCACAAAAAAATCCGCAATATCATCGCGCGTCACCACCCGATCCAGTTCCGGCGGTTTCACTCTTGGATAGTCGGCAGGGCTAAAATATTGTTTGGGGATTACGAAGGGATCCCAAAAGACGCTGTACAGGTCTCCATCAAGATCTCCCCCGCTTAACTGGCTTGGTAAATCACGACTCCCTTTCTGGCTGAAGATGACGCAGTTCTTTAAATTGCGAAGCGGATGCCCCTGTGGTGGTGTCCTCATCTCTGCAAGTTGAATATCTCCAGGATGAAGGGCAGGCGAGCGTGTTACGAGAACTGTCCCATCTTTGAGCGACCGTTTGATCCGACCCTGGATATTGTCGTGGCTTTCATCAAAGGTAACGTATATCTGACCTTCTTCTAGGAAGCCGGTTTCATCCATAACTCCAAAAAGAGTGACTCCCATGTCGACTGGAATCCGGGCCTTATGcttcagcagccgcagctctCGCAAGATGGTATGATCCACGACCGACTTCATAAACCTTTCTCGCCGGTAATCGATTCCAATTGCACTTAAGTATCTGATGAGCCTGGGGAGGCCTGCAGTGGTACCAACCAGCTGATACTTCAAAAAGGTGCTAGTATTTGCTGCTGTGGTAGTGACATTTCGCAGGACGTTGAGAGCTTTATTCTGCTGATCTATAAACCACTCAGAATTTGTTCCCATATCCTCTAAAATCTTGATGGTCTGACGGTTCAAAACTGTGCGCATCGGTTTGGAGGCAGTATCGCAGATGCCCATTTCCGTCTGATCTTTGCTGGGAAACTTCATCATGGATTCTTTCCGCACACAAATCACTTTTCCATTTAAACGAGAGTCAAGTGAAAGCATGCCCTTGATCCCTCCTAGCCGGACTTGAAAGCAGGTGGCCTCTGACGAGGCCTTTGGAAGCTGATCCCATACCTCCTCCATGGCATCCCACGAGATGGTTCCGACTCCGTCGCTAAAAACTCGTTTGCCATCTGCAGTCTTCACGTCATCGATGTAATCGATGTTGATGCCACATTTTAAGATTGGCACAGCGTAAGGAGTTTCGGAAAAAGCTTGACCAATGCGCGCTGCGCACTTTGCGGGAATACGAATATCGCTAAAGTCGCCGAGTgatttgatgatggtgtcATTATTTTGAAGGTTCAATGAATCATCAACAAAGGCTGCCACAAACCATGCGGAGTGTGAGCGTAATGATGAATGAGAAAAGCCCAAGAATTCAAATCTTCGACCAGCAACCAGAATTCCGTCTTTCAGAATCTTTCTGTACCGCTCAAAAATCATGGTGTTTTTCACGTTGGGGGTCAGGGCTAAATCCTGaccatcttcgtcgccaaATATGACTCGCATAAAGTAATCCGAGTGATTTGGAAACATTCTTAAGACCCTGTTCATGCTCTCGGCATCCGGACCATGCAGCGTAATGCGAGTTGGGGTGACCATTGCTTTCAAAATCCAAGCTTGATGTCTAGGTAGTTGAGCACCATAGTGTAGGACTCGTGCTTGATCCTCGTTGCGGAGAGCCCGTTCAGTTTCCACGACAGTTGACGCCAGCTCCCCTTCAAAAAGATCTCGAGGCTCTACTCCAGGACATGGATATGGAATTTTCTGAAACAACTGTTTCATGGCATCAGTGGTGAATGGTAGCGGAATGCCCGATCTCTTGCAGTCTCTTGCAACTGAAGTCATGAGCTGAAGCAGTTTGGTTGCAATCGCGGGATGTAAATAATTGTTCCACACCAATGCCTGGAGCTGGAAAAGGATGACAAAGGGCAACAATGTTGTTCTCCCCGAAGCGCCAGCACTCCTAATAGACCCCTCAAACCTACTCATGCTAGTAGTGTAATCATCCTCAAAGGGCTTAGGGTTCCTCAATACAGGCAAATTTTGTCTCGTAACAGCGATAACATTCCGAGACCTCAGAATTTCTAACGTTTCCATATAATGTGAAGCAAGTGTTATTTGGTAGACCAGACAATGAGCGACATATTTATCGTGAGCAGACCAGATACTTATATGCGTTTGCCGTTCCCATTTCGTAGAATGTGTAGCATATACAGACTGCAGAGATGTAGATTCCCCCATCTCATAAAATCTTGGAGCCTCAATCAAGACAAGAGTCAACGAATTATCAGATGCTCCGGCTATGAGATCTTGAATAGTTTCATAGGCAATATCGACGCGAAATTCCTGCCCAAGCATGAGTATCAAGGCGCGGCGGCCAAACTTTGCTACACCTTTGACAGCGACACTGCTCTGCTGGACAAACATCAGAGTATCGGATTCGTTTGCAAATATGTTTTTGCCGCAAGAGATGCCACGGATAGGCGTGCTGATGGTGGAGTCTTTTGAGTCGTTTGAGTCTTTTGGGGCCTTTTGGCTGCGATTCTCAGCCACTTTTTTCCGCTGTTCTTTCATGTACTCcagatgctgcagcaagTATTTATCGACTTTTCTGTTGCTCTTCTTGACAAAAATGGGAGTCTTGAGTATGTATAGTCTTGCCACAGCCTTGGTCCCAGACTGAGACGGACCCTTGTCATTTTGGAATATTCTTGGCTGTGTCAGAATATTGAGGACGCTCTCGTGCTTTTTGAGAAACTCTTTCCCGTCAGCTTCGGACAGCAAAGTGATCCAGGCATGAGTCTTTCTTTTGGGTTTATCGCAGAACCAATCTATAATACCCAAGGCCTTCGTATAGGGTTCAAGCTCGGCTCTAAGCCTGTCATCGGTGAGGTGGGAGGGCACATTGGTTAAGAACAGCTCCATCGCGGCGTTTGTTGGAAACGCCTTGATGGAATACTTCTTGGACTCATTCAAAGGACAGAAGAGAGGAATGCCctgaaagaaggagaaaagagtgAGGGAAAACAGCTCGACCCCTCTTCTTATTAATGCCTCTCTGTACCACCTCAACCAGGCAGTAGACGACACTAATGTGGGAGGCCAGCGAAGCTCGCGGAGGATGTGAATGGACTCTGGATTCGATTTGTTACAGCCGTAAAGCGCGTGATAGCGTCAATTGAGGGGTTGATCCGGGCTCATCCCACCCGTCTGCTCCACCAGGCGTGCCATTGGCCCAGGCCAGCGAACCACCGCAGCGCAGATGGCCAGAGGTGGGGTTGCATACAGCAAACGGGGATTGTATATGTCGAAGATTCTTGGCTGTTTGGCTGAGAGAGCTGATGGTGAGTGGCCAGAGGTCTAGGAGGCTGCCCGCTCGTGGCCTCTACATGCGGTGGCCATTCATAGTGGGTTACCACGACGTGTGGCCATGATAGGCGAGgcagacgagacgagaggcAGACTGGCTGATGCCTAATCGCCGGGACTGGTGATACTGCGCCATGCTGCGGCCCTTTTGTCTCCTCTCTAGATAAGGCGAAGCTGGGGGATTGGTGCAACAATGCAACAATGTTGGGGATTGTGCTGCTTTCCCATGACGCCGCGTGaatgatgcagatgatgaataaagaaaagagtcGAGAAGTTACCTACCTCCTACTAATGTATTAGTAGGCAGCATGGAAGCTAATGTCTACCGCAGTGCCGCTGTAGCTCCCTAGCCTAACAGCCCCAGCCCAGGGCAAATCGGGGATCAAATCCAGGCACTTGCTGGCACTTTCCGATGGGCATTTGGCAGGTGCTCCATAATCAATACTAAGTTTTATCTCCCCGGTGGCTTGCGCCAAAATCCACGTGGGGGGCGTCCAGCTCCGACCCCAATTGCCGAGACATCGCGGGGttcgttttttcttctcgagCGCCACTTTCTTACTGGAGCATTCAAAGGCTACCTAAATGTTTATCCGGACAAGATGTTGCGCTTCGAAAAAGGCTCTCTCGGGGATTTTCTCGTCTCTCCTTGTTCCTATATAAGGAGTAGATGATATCCGGATACGCATCttttgcttcatcttcttcccctctctcATTTGCCAACCGCGGACACTGCTCTAACAAAGCACAAATCACCCCACAATGGCAACCCCCGGCAACCTCTACGTCACGATGCAGCCTCAAGCTGGCCTCTCGCTCGACCAGTTCCACGAGTGGTACAACAACGAACACGGCCCTACGCGATTACGCCTCCCACAAATCTTCGCCAACGGCCTGCGCTATCGAGCTGCCGACGGCCAGCAGCCCGAGTTCCTCGCTACCTATGATGTCACCGACATGGCGCATCTCGAGACCGAGACGTACCTCACGTTGCGCGCGAATCGATCCCCGAGAGAGGCTGCGACAATTGCACAAGTAGACGTTTCGCGGTACTTTTACGACCTCGTCCATGTCAAGGAGTCGCCTCTCTTCATGCCGGTTGAGAAGTTGACAGACGAAGAAGCAGAGGGCCTTGTGGCGGCAACCTCCGAAATCACCCTTAAAGACACGCCCGAGGCAAAAGACCTCTTCAAGAAATGGTTCATCGAAGAGCACGTCCCAATGATCGCCGACATTCCCGGCTGGTTAAGGAGTCGTCTCTTCGTAATCTCGACCCTCGAAACGGACCAACCCACTAAATTCCTGAGCTTCCACGACTTTGCCAAGGATAATGGATTACTGGCTGCAGTGCAGAAAGCTGCCACCGATGATTCCTGGAAGAGCGACGACTTTGATAACTCCGTCGCGTCTAGGAAGAGGCGCAtctactctctcttctaCACCTTTGGCCCTGCCCCGCGAGATCTCGACCACTTGTCGAGACTGcccccagcagcatctttCACTTCAGCAGACTCCAAGACATCTACGACCGCCAGCTCAACTCCCGTCCTCACATCATACATCACCACCCCGGATTCCCTCACTATTCCCTACCGCCTAGAAGGCAATCCCTCGCCAACTGCCCCCACAGTCGCCTTCTGCAACTCCCTTCTCACCTCTCTCCACATGTGGGACGCCTTCATCGACATCCTCAAACTCAATCGTCCAGATCTCCGCATCCTCCGCTACGATACTCGCGGCCGGCATTCCATCCCACAACCCCCCGTTTCAGCAACTCTCCACACTCTCACCGACGATCTCCTTACCGTCCTTGACGCCCTCCGCATCCCAAAACTGTACGCCCTCGACGGCGTATCCATGGGTGGCGCCACATGTCTCAACTTCGTCCTCAAATACCCTTCTCGCCTAGGCAAATTCATCGCTTGCGACTTCAACGCCACCTCTTCTGCCGTAAACTCTCAAGCGTGGAAAGACCGCGTTGCCATCGCCGAGCAGGATTCCGGCCGTGGTATCCACCAACTCGCGGAACGGACCGTCGCCCGCTGGTTCCACCCAGTGTCCATGGAAAAGCCGGACCTCGTCAAGCGGATGACCGAAATGGTTGCTGGAAATAATGTAGAGGGGTTCAAGCATAGCTGCACCGCCCTTTCGGATTACGATATGAAGCCTGATATGCCTTCATGCTCTGTTCCGGGACTGTTTGTCGTTGGAGAGGGCGACGCTAATGGAGTGCTGGTCAAAGCAATGGAAGGGTTTATGGGCCTGCTTGGACCAAACGGCACTGAGCTCAAAATTGTTCCCAACACGGGCCATTTGCCCATGTCTGAAGACCCGGATGCATTTTGGGAAGCTGTAAAgggttttttataaaatagtaaattgtAGACTTTTCTATAGAGATTTACCGTAGACGCATCATAAGTCAGGCAACTGgtgtaataaaaaaaaacttgtaATTCAACTCGTTAGGTAACAATAATAGTCATCCAGTTCTTTAGGGTATTTGTTTAACTCAATCATTTTATCGTACAGCTCGCATG comes from Trichoderma asperellum chromosome 3, complete sequence and encodes:
- a CDS encoding uncharacterized protein (EggNog:ENOG41), which codes for MELFLTNVPSHLTDDRLRAELEPYTKALGIIDWFCDKPKRKTHAWITLLSEADGKEFLKKHESVLNILTQPRIFQNDKGPSQSGTKAVARLYILKTPIFVKKSNRKVDKYLLQHLEYMKEQRKKVAENRSQKAPKDSNDSKDSTISTPIRGISCGKNIFANESDTLMFVQQSSVAVKGVAKFGRRALILMLGQEFRVDIAYETIQDLIAGASDNSLTLVLIEAPRFYEMGESTSLQSVYATHSTKWERQTHISIWSAHDKYVAHCLVYQITLASHYMETLEILRSRNVIAVTRQNLPVLRNPKPFEDDYTTSMSRFEGSIRSAGASGRTTLLPFVILFQLQALVWNNYLHPAIATKLLQLMTSVARDCKRSGIPLPFTTDAMKQLFQKIPYPCPGVEPRDLFEGELASTVVETERALRNEDQARVLHYGAQLPRHQAWILKAMVTPTRITLHGPDAESMNRVLRMFPNHSDYFMRVIFGDEDGQDLALTPNVKNTMIFERYRKILKDGILVAGRRFEFLGFSHSSLRSHSAWFVAAFVDDSLNLQNNDTIIKSLGDFSDIRIPAKCAARIGQAFSETPYAVPILKCGINIDYIDDVKTADGKRVFSDGVGTISWDAMEEVWDQLPKASSEATCFQVRLGGIKGMLSLDSRLNGKVICVRKESMMKFPSKDQTEMGICDTASKPMRTVLNRQTIKILEDMGTNSEWFIDQQNKALNVLRNVTTTAANTSTFLKYQLVGTTAGLPRLIRYLSAIGIDYRRERFMKSVVDHTILRELRLLKHKARIPVDMGVTLFGVMDETGFLEEGQIYVTFDESHDNIQGRIKRSLKDGTVLVTRSPALHPGDIQLAEMRTPPQGHPLRNLKNCVIFSQKGSRDLPSQLSGGDLDGDLYSVFWDPFVIPKQYFSPADYPRVKPPELDRVVTRDDIADFFVNFMEADILGLIATRHQMMADYCEEGTLSADCVKLAEMHSTAVDYSKTGISVKHQDMPKPPRMRPDFLAPAPQLVYMIVVKLTTSEIQTMTKTMKTEWEW